Part of the Fusarium musae strain F31 chromosome 3, whole genome shotgun sequence genome, TTTTGGGGTTGACTTACAGGGCCTTCAAAGGCGTTGCCATAGACCATCCAGTACAGGGCAAGAAGTAGGTAGAAAACTCCGACAACAGCAGAAACGTAGTCTATCTAAGTTAGTAAACCACTAGGTACCAAGGACAGATATACTTACTCATAGTATTAGCTGACACGGGGAGGGCTGTCGGAAAACAGAAGAACTGTGAAGAGTCAGTTAGGAAATCAAAGGGTCAAGGTATCTTGTACTTACGATGGTGATGACAACGACAAAAACACTTGCAATGATGTTGACAGCAGCGCCAGTCCTCAGACCCATCCTGGCTGGTGTCTTCCGTGTCTGGTACTCCTTGAGAATACTTCGACCCCTGACCAACAAGGCAATGACAGGGCCAGCATAAGAGACGTTGAGGAAGATAGTGCACGAAGCAATGTAAGCACTGAAAGCCACAGCAGGACCAAGATACAAAAGCCCAAAGAGGACATTGAAGATGAAACACAAGGTGATCGTGCGGACGGGGACATCGAGCTTTGGTTCAATGCGTGCGAAGTAGTTGTGGCATATGATACCCTTGTCTCTAGCCATGGCGTATAGAAGTCGACTTGCACTGGTGATACTGGCTGATGTGCCGTTGATGAAACAGACGCTTAGCATCAGGGCCAAGATGGTTGCTGCGGCTCGACTCTTTGTGCTCTGGAGGAAGAGTTCGACGATGGGCATTCCAGTATTGGATGCGAGGATTGTTGCGGGGTCGGTGAGGcagaagaggatgacgaggatgaagaggaagccaCTGACAAAGTAAGCAAGAGTCATGGAGTAGCAGGGATAGGACAGCTTACGTGACACCACCAATGACTATAGCCAACATCATAGCTCGAGGTGCATCCCTCGAAGGGTTGGGCATCTCCTCAGTTAGATGCAAGACAACATCAAACCCAATGAGCGACAGAGCAGACTGGAGTAAACCAAGGATCCAAGCGACACCATCAGACCAGCCAGTCTCGTTACTAAACTCGGTAAAGACTTGACGAGCATCTGTCTTTGGCGACACGGAAAGGAGGATGATGCTCATGATAACGACCGAGAGAACGGACCAATATACTATCGACTTCGTCAGTTAGTGGGACAAGATATGCTGGCAGGGCGCTTACGAGCCATGTCATTCCAACGACCGAGGATCTTGTTACCCCATACGTTGCCGACGGTTCCGAATGTAAGGAtagcgaggaagaagagatatgTCTTCCATTGTGTTGCCTCGTATGCGTTATTCGAAGCGACGACAGCTGCGGCGGAGACGAGTTGAGCTGGGTAGCACCAGTTAGTAATTGGTTTAATGATGTCCGTCTGGGATATTTCACCAGCAAAGAAAGCTTGAGTTGTCACAACAGTCAACCAACCAGCAATATTGGTCCATCCAATAAAGAAACTCTATCAAGCGTTAGTCTTTGTTCAAGAGTTAGCAAGTTCAGCATACCATAGGCTTTTTCCACTTTGGCGTACAAAGAGCGTACATAAAGTGATATTGTCCACCTAAAAGCAATCAATCATTGTTCTAGGAGCATATCCAAGTCCTCTTACCAGCAGTTGGCCAAAGAGCAGCCATCTCTCCCAGACTAGCAGCAAGAGCCAAATTGCAAAGAACACAAACAATAAAGCCATAGATAAACGACACCGAGCCCCCAGAAGGGAGAATGTACGCCATGGTACCAGCGAGTGCAATCCATGTACTGACGAGGGGTTAGCCATTGCGAAGGAACAAAAACAGGGTATGACGAActtgagaatggcaaagGCCATAGCAACCATTGTCAATGTCGAGAGACGCTGCTGCAAAGCGCCCTCCTGcgttgaagaagtcatcTTGGGCTGTGTATCGAAATTTTGCTATGGTGAAGTAGTTTTCTCGTTGCAGTTTCAGGAGGAGAAAACGCTTGACTCATATACTTGTTGCCAAAGGTCACACGGCTGAGCCACTTGCGTTGATAAGACCTATCAGGGAAAGGGGGCCACAGTCGCACAAATCTCCAACAACACGTCAATCTACACTGCCCTCGTTAACAATGTTATCATACCAGACAGTTCCCAATCTGCCGAGATATCCTGATAAGCCAAGCAATTACCCCAGGTTTTGCGATATCAGTGCATCTCCACTGAATATACCGAATGCGGCAGATTTacgagaagaatgatgcATGTCATTGGTCTCGTTGAGGCCAAGGAATCGGCTTGCTAGTGCCAACCTTGATGCTGGGTCCCAGCGGATTGCGGGGGAGATCTAGATTGTCTGGGTTCTCTCGCGAAATTACCGGATGCGGTAATTCGCGTCAGAGATAGCTGATATCGCGATGGGGCGAGATATTCTTCTCGTGAGGTTCTGGACTAGATAGAGGATCTTGGTTATCTTCTCGAGAAATTACCGTTTGAGGAAATGGGATGGGGACTTGGggcgaggatgagaacaCGGACCGAGGATAAAATGAGTAGCCGTCCTCGACGATACTTCTGGTTGATTCTGCCTATCATTCTTGTTTTGTTTGCAAGCGTCTTGATCAATCGACTCGAGGGACGCGTAATTCAGTCTTTGTTATCAAGCTTGACCAAATACCTTCGCAATGTCTTCTCGAGATGGCTTCTCATGGACTGAGTCCCAAGGACTCAAGGCTGGTGTTCCATGCATTGGAGCTATAAAC contains:
- a CDS encoding hypothetical protein (EggNog:ENOG41) — encoded protein: MTSSTQEGALQQRLSTLTMVAMAFAILNTWIALAGTMAYILPSGGSVSFIYGFIVCVLCNLALAASLGEMAALWPTAAQLVSAAAVVASNNAYEATQWKTYLFFLAILTFGTVGNVWGNKILGRWNDMALYWSVLSVVIMSIILLSVSPKTDARQVFTEFSNETGWSDGVAWILGLLQSALSLIGFDVVLHLTEEMPNPSRDAPRAMMLAIVIGGVTGFLFILVILFCLTDPATILASNTGMPIVELFLQSTKSRAAATILALMLSVCFINGTSASITSASRLLYAMARDKGIICHNYFARIEPKLDVPVRTITLCFIFNVLFGLLYLGPAVAFSAYIASCTIFLNVSYAGPVIALLVRGRSILKEYQTRKTPARMGLRTGAAVNIIASVFVVVITIFFCFPTALPVSANTMNYVSAVVGVFYLLLALYWMVYGNAFEGPNFEAIIGQPLQIKGEHEPEAVQEKSETSTKA